The following proteins come from a genomic window of Leptospira bandrabouensis:
- a CDS encoding SpoIIE family protein phosphatase has translation MYQYIKAILSLFLDLIPERKTYNDDYIKELDRHTRIIQVPGSIIGVFAMLGFAFDTDAKLHPEFPELFYFRIGYSLFCFSYLIFFVYNHLKNKFSNLEGLTWAYLTYAYLLFTAAYYTGRIADDAPYVSGYQMLVMILPFLPLPRKTLFIYYPISILIFFVSVIVYKPDLTTAAANYSMQNLAISYVLGIFTGLIMERYRFHSFLNHKRIIKKNEEVTKTVEEIQALKSQQDGDYFLTSLLLEPLLGRETDGNAVTIDTVINQYKKFKFRNKEYQLGGDYVSVYNLILQGKRYKAFINGDAMGKSIQGAGGAIVLGAVYNSIVIRSKMDPTSSNRSPERWLHDCYLDLQKIFETFDGAMLVSAVIGLLEESTGTLYFINLEHPWVILYRDGKARFIEDEIHYYKLGVMEVPTNRFISVFQMQKGDKIICGSDGKDDLVISESGKYRDINEDQNLILCCLEESDGDLEKVISVLKSKGKFSDDLSLISLEYKLGSFSKPGVYWKEAKEFIKLKQYSKALDVLLSYNSALEISITELKYITRLYEKEGVLLKAMEYASLALENFPSDTRWMFHTSVLYKRLYSIYKSKSFLEESQELSERVRLRQPSNIGNLIHLADVCRLSGDKDRFVYLLKQIEILEPNNSKLMELKEKT, from the coding sequence GTGTATCAGTATATTAAAGCGATTTTATCTCTCTTCTTAGATCTAATTCCTGAGAGAAAAACTTATAACGACGATTATATAAAGGAATTAGACAGACACACGCGAATCATCCAAGTTCCCGGAAGTATCATCGGCGTATTTGCGATGTTAGGATTTGCTTTTGATACGGATGCTAAACTCCATCCAGAGTTTCCTGAACTCTTCTATTTTCGGATTGGATATAGTCTCTTTTGTTTTTCCTATTTAATTTTTTTCGTATATAACCACCTGAAAAACAAGTTTTCTAATTTGGAAGGACTGACTTGGGCTTACCTAACCTATGCCTATCTTTTATTTACGGCGGCTTATTATACGGGTAGGATCGCGGATGATGCACCTTATGTTTCTGGATACCAGATGCTTGTGATGATCCTTCCTTTTTTGCCACTCCCAAGAAAAACTTTATTCATTTATTATCCTATATCCATTCTCATTTTTTTTGTTTCTGTAATCGTATATAAACCTGATCTCACAACTGCAGCAGCAAACTATTCAATGCAGAACTTGGCAATAAGTTATGTTCTTGGTATTTTTACTGGTCTTATTATGGAACGATATCGATTCCATTCTTTTCTAAACCACAAAAGAATTATTAAAAAAAATGAAGAAGTTACTAAGACTGTAGAAGAAATTCAGGCATTGAAATCCCAACAGGATGGTGACTATTTTTTAACATCACTATTACTTGAACCTTTGTTAGGCCGTGAAACCGATGGTAATGCTGTCACAATAGACACAGTTATCAACCAATACAAAAAATTCAAATTCAGAAACAAGGAATACCAGTTAGGTGGCGATTATGTATCTGTTTATAATTTAATCTTACAAGGGAAACGGTACAAAGCCTTTATCAATGGGGATGCAATGGGTAAATCTATCCAAGGTGCGGGTGGGGCCATTGTTCTAGGAGCAGTATATAACTCCATAGTAATCCGTTCAAAAATGGACCCAACTTCATCAAACAGGTCACCCGAAAGATGGTTACACGATTGTTATTTGGACCTTCAAAAAATATTTGAGACTTTTGATGGAGCCATGTTAGTTTCTGCTGTGATTGGACTTCTTGAGGAATCAACAGGGACTTTATATTTTATTAATTTAGAACATCCTTGGGTCATTCTATACCGAGATGGGAAAGCAAGATTTATAGAAGATGAAATTCATTATTATAAATTAGGCGTAATGGAAGTTCCAACCAATCGATTTATTTCAGTTTTTCAAATGCAAAAAGGGGATAAAATTATCTGTGGTTCAGATGGAAAGGATGATCTTGTAATATCTGAGTCAGGGAAATATCGAGATATCAACGAGGATCAAAACTTAATTTTATGTTGTCTTGAAGAATCCGATGGAGATTTGGAAAAAGTGATCTCGGTATTGAAATCAAAAGGGAAGTTTTCAGATGATTTAAGTTTGATATCATTGGAATATAAATTGGGATCATTTTCTAAACCTGGTGTTTACTGGAAAGAGGCGAAAGAGTTTATTAAATTAAAACAGTATAGCAAAGCATTGGATGTGCTTTTGTCTTATAATTCAGCCTTGGAAATTTCTATTACGGAATTAAAATATATTACTAGGTTATACGAAAAAGAAGGTGTCTTACTTAAGGCAATGGAATATGCGAGTTTGGCATTGGAAAATTTTCCTTCCGACACAAGATGGATGTTTCATACCTCGGTTTTATACAAACGATTGTATTCAATTTATAAATCGAAATCTTTTTTGGAAGAATCGCAAGAGTTGAGTGAAAGGGTGCGGTTACGGCAGCCATCAAATATTGGGAACTTAATTCATTTAGCTGACGTTTGTCGGTTGAGTGGAGATAAAGACCGGTTTGTGTACTTACTCAAACAAATCGAAATATTGGAACCTAACAATTCAAAATTAATGGAATTAAAAGAGAAAACTTAA
- a CDS encoding class I SAM-dependent methyltransferase, which produces MDSKFWPTSEDEKKRYLEHNNDVEDIRYQNFLKPIVDLVITNQKTTDKGLDYGAGPGPVVQYLLEKAGFKIKLYDPFFHNYTDNLNQTYDYIILTEVVEHFHSPKDEFFNLTKLLNETGSLYILTHPYDDSINFEKWYYKNDQTHTFFYTKESFVWIKNHFGFKNLEIQDRIVLFKK; this is translated from the coding sequence ATGGATTCAAAATTTTGGCCTACCTCTGAAGATGAAAAAAAAAGATACCTTGAACATAATAACGATGTAGAGGATATACGTTACCAAAATTTTTTAAAACCCATTGTGGATCTGGTGATCACAAACCAAAAAACAACAGACAAAGGTTTAGATTATGGTGCGGGTCCAGGACCTGTGGTTCAATACCTCTTAGAAAAAGCAGGATTCAAAATCAAACTTTACGATCCTTTTTTCCATAACTACACAGATAATTTAAATCAAACTTATGATTATATTATCCTTACAGAGGTAGTGGAACATTTCCATTCCCCGAAAGATGAGTTTTTTAATTTAACAAAATTACTCAATGAAACCGGAAGTTTATATATACTCACCCATCCTTATGATGATTCTATTAATTTTGAAAAATGGTATTACAAAAATGACCAAACACATACTTTCTTTTATACAAAAGAATCCTTTGTATGGATCAAAAACCATTTTGGTTTCAAAAATTTAGAAATTCAAGATCGAATTGTTTTATTTAAAAAGTAA
- a CDS encoding CarD family transcriptional regulator: protein MATKKLNEKTKEPKFKVGDYVVYPIHGVGEVTEVAKKLILGKKKDCYSLEIQGSKMKVSIPVDRAIDVGIRSIIDKKEIKKVLTLLKKDEVDTEEDWKVRYQNNMNKIKSGSIFEVADVCRNLYRRAYGKELSIMERKLYESAYNLVKMEIALSKGVPQEEAGNIVSDVLAASVQGMAPPPPPKELDDDLDLE, encoded by the coding sequence TTGGCTACAAAAAAACTAAACGAAAAAACTAAAGAGCCTAAATTCAAGGTGGGGGACTACGTTGTATACCCTATCCATGGAGTAGGTGAAGTCACAGAAGTTGCAAAAAAGCTGATTCTGGGAAAGAAGAAAGACTGTTACAGTTTGGAAATTCAAGGTTCCAAAATGAAGGTCTCTATCCCTGTGGATCGGGCAATCGATGTGGGTATCCGGTCGATCATTGATAAAAAAGAGATCAAAAAAGTTCTCACTCTCCTAAAAAAGGATGAGGTCGACACGGAAGAGGACTGGAAGGTCCGTTACCAGAACAATATGAACAAGATCAAATCTGGTTCCATTTTCGAAGTGGCTGATGTTTGCCGTAATCTTTACAGACGTGCCTATGGCAAAGAACTTTCCATTATGGAAAGAAAGCTCTATGAGAGCGCCTATAATTTAGTAAAGATGGAAATTGCATTGAGTAAGGGTGTACCCCAAGAAGAAGCAGGAAATATTGTTTCCGATGTGTTAGCAGCTTCAGTGCAAGGTATGGCTCCACCACCACCTCCAAAAGAATTGGATGATGATCTAGATTTAGAATAG